Proteins encoded in a region of the Balaenoptera musculus isolate JJ_BM4_2016_0621 chromosome 21, mBalMus1.pri.v3, whole genome shotgun sequence genome:
- the DEFB103B gene encoding beta-defensin 103 — protein MRVYYLLFALVFLFLLPLPGSGGIINILQRYYCKIRGGRCALFGCLPWETPSGRCSQSGRNCCLRRK, from the exons ATGAGGGTCTACTACCTTCTCTTTGCATTGGTCTTCTTGTTCTTGCTGCCTCTTCCAG GCAGTGGAGGAATCATAAATATATTACAGAGGTATTATTGCAAAATAAGGGGTGGCCGGTGTGCTCTGTTTGGCTGCCTTCCATGGGAGACACCCTCAGGCCGTTGTTCCCAGAGTGGTCGAAACTGCTGcctaaggagaaaatga